A window from Mycolicibacterium tokaiense encodes these proteins:
- a CDS encoding ABC transporter permease subunit: MTLRTATRPQGTLPAAELLRRVRGRYLSPLASLALFLVMFTAVVMRYDFASPAQVFLNLLVDNAYLIVLAVGMTFVIVTGGIDLSVGSVVALSTVIVATALQGGWPMPLAVGTVLVVGPALGLLMGLIIEYFDVQPFIATLAGMFLARGLCYVISVDTLPIKDPVLREIGLNYVYLYEDKFIRWTVVIALTVVVVAAYVLHQTRFGRTVYAVGGNRQSAQLMGLEAARARVSVYAISGLCAALAGLLLAVQKLSGYSLNGIGMELDAIAAAVIGGVLLSGGVGFVFGSVIGVLVLGTIQTFVTAENLDSYWTRIMTGVLLLVFVLVQRLVVRKTG; the protein is encoded by the coding sequence ATGACCCTGCGCACCGCCACCCGGCCCCAGGGCACGCTGCCGGCTGCCGAGCTGCTGCGCCGCGTCCGTGGCCGCTATCTGTCCCCGCTGGCCTCGCTGGCCCTGTTCCTGGTGATGTTCACCGCGGTGGTGATGCGTTACGACTTCGCCAGTCCGGCACAGGTGTTCCTGAACCTGTTGGTGGACAACGCCTATTTGATCGTCCTGGCAGTCGGCATGACGTTCGTGATCGTGACGGGCGGCATCGACCTGTCGGTCGGTTCGGTGGTGGCGCTGTCCACCGTCATCGTCGCGACGGCGTTGCAGGGCGGCTGGCCCATGCCGTTGGCGGTCGGCACCGTCCTGGTGGTGGGCCCGGCACTCGGCCTGCTGATGGGCTTGATCATCGAGTACTTCGACGTGCAGCCGTTCATCGCCACCCTCGCAGGAATGTTCCTGGCCCGCGGCCTGTGCTACGTCATCAGCGTCGACACCCTGCCCATCAAGGATCCGGTGCTGCGCGAGATCGGGCTGAACTACGTCTATCTCTACGAGGACAAGTTCATCCGGTGGACGGTGGTGATCGCCCTGACCGTCGTGGTGGTGGCGGCCTACGTGTTGCACCAGACCCGCTTCGGCCGCACGGTGTACGCCGTGGGCGGCAACCGGCAGTCGGCGCAGCTGATGGGACTCGAGGCCGCGCGGGCTCGGGTGTCGGTGTATGCGATCAGCGGATTGTGTGCGGCACTGGCCGGTCTGCTGCTGGCGGTGCAGAAACTGTCCGGATACAGCCTCAACGGTATCGGCATGGAACTCGACGCCATCGCCGCTGCGGTGATCGGCGGGGTACTGCTCTCCGGTGGAGTCGGTTTCGTGTTCGGATCGGTGATCGGCGTGCTGGTGCTCGGGACCATCCAGACCTTCGTGACCGCCGAGAACCTGGACTCCTACTGGACCCGGATCATGACCGGCGTGCTGTTGTTGGTCTTCGTTCTCGTGCAGCGACTCGTGGTGAGGAAAACAGGATGA
- a CDS encoding sugar ABC transporter ATP-binding protein, translating into MSTPVVDMRGVTIDFPGVRALDAVDFRLLPGEIHALMGENGAGKSTLIKALTGVYDIDAGSITVAGVPQRFSGPRQAQEAGISTVYQEVNLCTNLTVAENILLGREPRRLGRIDSRAMKRRAAQLLGELDLDIDPGSVLGEHPIALQQLVAIARATAVSAQVLILDEPTSSLDAGEVAELFRVMRRLRDSGTAILFVSHFLDQIYAISDRLTVLRNGRLVGEYPTAALDRVQLVAAMLGHEMDLLEELGEESAHTVDESQRVLHARGVGRAHAVAPTDIDVHRGEVVGLAGLLGSGRTELARLLFGADRATAGEISINGTAVTLRSPRAAIAQGVAFTSEDRKGEGVIGDLTVRENLVLALQARRGFARRLSTKTTNELVAKYMQVLDIRPRDPGALVKNLSGGNQQKVLLARWLITEPQLFILDEPTRGIDVGAKAQIQKLVAELAEGGMGMVFISAELDEVVRISDRIAVLRDGHCVAQVGSDCGVKELTALIAGGSAT; encoded by the coding sequence ATGTCGACCCCGGTGGTCGACATGCGCGGCGTCACCATCGACTTCCCGGGAGTGCGGGCACTCGATGCCGTCGACTTCCGCCTGCTCCCCGGCGAGATCCACGCGCTGATGGGTGAGAACGGCGCCGGGAAGTCGACGTTGATCAAGGCACTCACCGGCGTCTACGACATCGACGCCGGAAGTATCACCGTGGCCGGTGTGCCGCAACGGTTCTCCGGCCCCCGGCAGGCGCAGGAGGCGGGCATCAGCACCGTCTACCAGGAAGTCAACCTGTGCACGAACCTGACCGTGGCGGAGAACATCCTGCTGGGACGTGAACCGCGGCGCCTGGGCCGCATCGACTCCCGGGCCATGAAGCGGCGCGCCGCCCAGTTGCTCGGGGAACTCGATCTCGACATCGACCCCGGATCCGTCCTGGGCGAGCACCCGATCGCCCTGCAGCAGCTCGTGGCGATCGCCCGGGCGACAGCGGTCTCGGCGCAGGTGCTGATCCTCGACGAACCGACTTCGAGCCTCGACGCCGGTGAGGTGGCCGAGCTGTTCCGGGTGATGCGCCGGCTGCGTGACTCCGGGACGGCCATCCTGTTCGTCTCGCACTTCCTGGACCAGATCTATGCGATCTCCGACAGGCTGACGGTGCTGCGCAACGGCCGCCTGGTCGGGGAGTACCCGACCGCAGCGCTGGACCGGGTGCAGTTGGTGGCAGCCATGCTGGGGCACGAGATGGACCTGCTGGAGGAACTGGGCGAGGAGTCCGCGCACACCGTCGACGAGAGCCAGCGGGTGCTGCACGCCCGCGGCGTGGGCCGGGCCCACGCCGTGGCACCCACCGACATCGACGTGCACCGCGGCGAAGTGGTGGGGTTGGCGGGCCTACTGGGCTCGGGCCGAACAGAGTTGGCCCGCTTGCTGTTCGGGGCTGACCGCGCCACCGCCGGAGAGATCTCCATCAACGGCACAGCGGTGACCCTGCGGTCACCGCGCGCGGCCATCGCCCAGGGTGTGGCCTTCACCTCCGAGGATCGCAAGGGCGAGGGCGTCATCGGCGACCTCACCGTGCGCGAGAACCTCGTGCTGGCCCTGCAGGCCCGCCGCGGCTTCGCGCGGCGGTTGTCGACGAAGACCACGAACGAACTGGTGGCCAAGTACATGCAGGTGCTCGACATCCGTCCCCGAGATCCCGGGGCGCTGGTGAAGAACCTCAGCGGCGGCAACCAGCAGAAGGTGCTCCTGGCGCGGTGGTTGATCACCGAGCCCCAGCTCTTCATCCTCGATGAACCGACCCGGGGAATCGATGTGGGAGCCAAGGCCCAGATCCAGAAGTTGGTGGCGGAGTTGGCAGAGGGCGGGATGGGGATGGTGTTCATCTCCGCCGAACTCGACGAGGTGGTGCGCATCAGCGACCGGATTGCCGTCCTGCGCGACGGCCACTGCGTCGCGCAGGTCGGATCTGATTGCGGTGTAAAGGAACTCACCGCGCTCATCGCCGGGGGGAGTGCGACATGA
- a CDS encoding ABC transporter permease: protein MMRKLTASPLLWPVLALAALLVVNVILTPSFLSIRIQDGHLFGSLIDILRNGAPTMLVALGMTLVIASRGIDLSVGAVVAVSGALACAHIAASDNPAGAATVITAMGIALGVAVGLGLWNGMLVSVFGVQPIIATLVLMTAGRGIALFITDGQIVTVTSAPFKVLGAGYAFGLPVAILVSLAVFAVVGLVVRRTALGMLLESVGINPEASRLAGVRHRSIVFAVYVFCAVCAGIAGLMIASNISAADANNAGLWIEMDAILAVVIGGTSLLGGRFSLTGTILGALIIQTLTTTVYTAGITPETTLVFKALVVIAVCLLQSPKFRAMLTRRRSGPKRDGAGPSTSVTTGGGDLPTREMSRS, encoded by the coding sequence ATGATGCGGAAGCTGACCGCCTCGCCGCTGCTGTGGCCGGTGCTGGCGCTGGCCGCGCTGCTGGTGGTCAACGTGATCCTGACCCCGAGCTTTCTGAGCATCCGGATCCAGGACGGGCACCTGTTCGGCAGTCTGATCGACATCCTGCGCAACGGCGCGCCCACCATGCTGGTGGCGCTCGGGATGACCCTGGTGATCGCCTCCCGCGGTATCGACCTGTCGGTGGGTGCCGTGGTGGCCGTGAGCGGCGCGCTGGCGTGTGCGCACATCGCCGCGTCCGACAACCCCGCCGGGGCTGCGACGGTGATCACCGCGATGGGCATCGCCCTCGGTGTGGCGGTGGGGCTGGGTCTGTGGAACGGCATGCTGGTCTCGGTGTTCGGCGTCCAGCCGATCATCGCGACACTGGTGCTGATGACCGCGGGGCGCGGCATCGCCCTGTTCATCACCGACGGCCAGATCGTCACCGTCACCAGCGCGCCGTTCAAGGTGCTGGGGGCCGGGTATGCGTTCGGGTTGCCGGTCGCGATCCTGGTGAGCCTCGCGGTGTTCGCGGTGGTGGGCCTGGTGGTGCGGCGCACCGCCTTGGGCATGCTGCTGGAATCGGTGGGGATCAACCCGGAGGCCAGCCGCCTCGCCGGCGTCCGGCACCGCTCGATCGTCTTCGCCGTCTACGTCTTCTGCGCGGTGTGCGCCGGCATCGCCGGGCTGATGATCGCGTCGAACATCTCGGCCGCCGACGCCAACAATGCCGGCCTGTGGATCGAGATGGACGCCATCCTGGCGGTCGTGATCGGCGGCACCTCGCTGCTGGGCGGGCGGTTCAGCCTGACCGGAACCATCCTGGGCGCGTTGATCATCCAGACGCTGACCACCACCGTCTACACCGCCGGCATCACCCCGGAGACCACGCTGGTGTTCAAAGCACTGGTGGTCATCGCGGTGTGCCTGCTGCAGTCCCCGAAGTTCCGGGCGATGCTGACCCGCCGGCGGTCCGGGCCGAAACGCGACGGTGCAGGTCCGTCGACCTCGGTTACGACCGGCGGGGGCGACCTGCCCACACGTGAGATGAGCCGATCATGA
- a CDS encoding galactokinase has product MADAVRFSAPGRINLIGEHTDYNLGFALPIAVGERTTVTLCPDDSDTLTVCSDRSPDPVVVPHSTTPGQIGGWAAYVAGVVWALRDAGHPVPGGTMSITGGVEMGAGLASSAALECAVLGALLTATGRPVERLDQAHIARRAENDYVGAPTGLLDQLAILFAEPKHAQLIDFRDNTTRSVVFDPDAHDLALLLINSHSAHHHSGGEYAARRASCERAAAALGVASLRDLHDRHDRHVDGEEALDAMTESEDRRRARHIVTENRRVLQTVAALGDNDFGEVGRLLTESHASMRDDFGITTEHIDLIADTAVAAGALGARMTGGGFGGCVIALVSSAGVDPVREAVLATLDRAGHRPPTVSHTRPGPGAGPW; this is encoded by the coding sequence ATGGCGGACGCCGTACGTTTCTCAGCCCCGGGACGCATCAACCTGATCGGCGAGCACACCGACTACAACCTCGGTTTCGCGCTCCCCATCGCCGTGGGCGAACGCACCACCGTCACCCTCTGCCCCGACGACAGCGACACGCTGACAGTCTGCAGCGACCGGTCACCGGATCCGGTTGTGGTGCCGCACAGCACGACTCCCGGGCAGATCGGCGGGTGGGCGGCATATGTAGCCGGGGTGGTGTGGGCGTTGCGGGATGCCGGTCACCCGGTTCCCGGCGGCACCATGTCGATCACCGGGGGTGTCGAGATGGGCGCCGGGCTGGCCTCCTCGGCAGCGCTGGAGTGTGCGGTGCTCGGCGCCCTACTGACCGCCACCGGCCGGCCGGTCGAGCGCCTCGATCAGGCGCACATCGCGCGCCGGGCCGAGAACGACTATGTGGGTGCGCCGACCGGCCTGCTCGATCAACTGGCCATCCTCTTCGCCGAACCGAAGCACGCGCAGCTCATCGATTTTCGCGACAACACCACCCGCTCGGTCGTGTTCGATCCCGACGCCCACGATCTGGCACTGCTGCTCATCAACTCACACAGCGCACATCACCACAGCGGCGGTGAGTACGCAGCGCGCCGCGCATCGTGTGAGCGGGCGGCGGCGGCACTGGGTGTGGCCTCGCTGCGCGACCTGCACGACCGGCACGACCGGCACGTCGATGGGGAGGAAGCCCTGGACGCTATGACCGAATCCGAGGACCGGCGCCGCGCCCGCCACATCGTCACCGAGAACCGGCGGGTGCTGCAGACCGTGGCAGCGCTGGGTGACAACGACTTCGGCGAAGTGGGCCGGCTGCTCACCGAGTCCCACGCCTCCATGCGCGACGACTTCGGGATCACCACCGAACACATCGATCTGATCGCCGACACCGCCGTCGCGGCGGGAGCGCTGGGCGCGCGGATGACCGGCGGCGGCTTCGGGGGATGCGTCATCGCGCTGGTCTCCTCCGCCGGTGTCGACCCGGTGCGAGAGGCCGTGCTCGCGACGCTCGATCGCGCCGGTCACCGACCACCCACCGTCAGTCACACCCGGCCCGGACCAGGTGCGGGCCCGTGGTGA
- the mmsA gene encoding multiple monosaccharide ABC transporter ATP-binding protein — protein MSQPAAPLLEMRDITKRFGAVTALSDVNLTVRTGEIHAICGENGAGKSTLMKVLSGIYPHGSYAGEIVFDGKPGHFKDIRSSERAGIGIIHQELALVPVLTIAENIFLGNEHASAGVINWNETTTHAQKLLQRVGLRESPGTRISDIGVGKQQLVEIAKALSKKVKLLILDEPTAALNDEDSRHLLDLMIELRGQGLTCIIISHKLNEVMQVADNITILRDGQTIETLAVNPQITEEHVIRGMVGRDMTDRFPERTPHPIGEVTFAIEDWTVFHPLDQQRKVVDGVSINVRRGEVVGLAGLMGAGRTELAMSVFGRSYGKKAGGTVFKDGKEIRINTVSDAITNRIAYATEDRKHYGLNLMDDIARSVTLASLQKVSKMTVINEHEEAVVAERFRKDMHIKAQSVKTTTGNLSGGNQQKVVLSKWIFADPDVLILDEPTRGIDVGAKYEIYTIINSLAAEGKSVIVISSELPELIGLCDRIYTLNEGRLTGEVSRADATQETLMHHMMKGRTT, from the coding sequence ATGAGCCAGCCTGCTGCCCCGCTGCTCGAGATGCGGGACATCACCAAACGGTTCGGCGCCGTCACCGCGCTGAGCGATGTCAACCTCACCGTACGCACGGGCGAGATCCATGCCATCTGCGGGGAGAACGGCGCCGGCAAGTCCACCCTGATGAAGGTGCTCAGCGGTATCTATCCGCACGGCAGCTACGCCGGCGAGATCGTCTTCGATGGTAAACCGGGCCACTTCAAGGACATCCGCTCCAGCGAACGGGCCGGCATCGGCATCATCCACCAGGAGCTGGCGCTGGTGCCGGTGCTGACCATCGCCGAGAACATCTTCCTGGGCAACGAGCATGCCTCGGCCGGGGTGATCAACTGGAACGAGACCACCACCCACGCTCAGAAACTGTTGCAGCGCGTGGGATTACGGGAGAGCCCGGGCACCCGGATCTCCGACATCGGGGTCGGCAAACAGCAACTCGTCGAGATCGCCAAGGCGCTGTCGAAGAAGGTCAAACTCCTGATCCTCGACGAGCCGACCGCGGCCCTGAACGACGAGGACAGCCGGCATCTTCTCGACCTCATGATCGAGCTCCGCGGCCAAGGTCTGACCTGCATCATCATCTCGCACAAGCTCAACGAGGTGATGCAGGTGGCCGACAACATCACGATCCTGCGTGACGGTCAGACCATCGAGACCTTGGCGGTGAACCCCCAGATCACCGAAGAACACGTGATCCGGGGCATGGTCGGTCGCGACATGACCGACCGCTTCCCGGAGCGGACGCCGCATCCCATCGGCGAGGTCACCTTCGCCATCGAGGACTGGACGGTGTTCCACCCGCTCGACCAGCAACGCAAGGTGGTCGACGGGGTGTCGATCAACGTGCGGCGCGGCGAGGTCGTGGGCCTCGCCGGTCTGATGGGGGCCGGGCGCACCGAGCTCGCGATGAGCGTGTTCGGGCGCAGCTACGGAAAGAAGGCAGGCGGCACGGTCTTCAAGGACGGCAAGGAGATTCGCATCAACACGGTGTCCGATGCGATCACCAACCGGATCGCCTACGCCACCGAGGACCGCAAGCACTACGGCTTGAACCTGATGGACGACATCGCCCGCAGCGTGACCCTGGCGTCGTTGCAGAAGGTGAGCAAGATGACCGTCATCAACGAGCACGAGGAAGCGGTGGTCGCCGAGCGGTTCCGCAAGGACATGCACATCAAGGCGCAGTCGGTGAAGACCACCACCGGCAACCTGTCCGGGGGCAATCAGCAGAAGGTGGTGCTGAGCAAATGGATCTTCGCCGACCCGGATGTGCTGATCCTGGACGAACCCACCCGCGGGATCGACGTCGGCGCCAAGTACGAGATCTACACGATCATCAACTCCCTTGCCGCCGAGGGTAAATCGGTCATCGTCATCTCCTCGGAGCTGCCTGAGCTGATCGGCCTGTGCGACCGCATCTACACGCTGAACGAGGGGCGCCTCACCGGCGAGGTCAGTCGTGCTGACGCGACCCAGGAGACATTGATGCATCACATGATGAAGGGACGGACCACATGA
- the mmsB gene encoding multiple monosaccharide ABC transporter permease: MTTTPTVDTTSPAPAAPPPDSTLARLTAAIRGNFRQYGMVVALVLIVILFQFTTDGILLKPLNVTNIVQQNGYILILAIGMVMVIICGHIDLSVGSIAGFVGATSAVLMINNSMPWPLAVALCLLLGALIGAWQGFWIAYVGIPSFIVTLAGMLVFRGATQYLLEGQSIAPFPRSFGVVSSGFLPEIGGSSLYHWPTMILGALVTVAAVWQQVRQRRAQSHYGFDVLPAGWFIAKCATIVAALAAFTLLLASYRGVPVVGIVLAVAFVVYAFVMRSTVFGRQVYAVGGNVAAARLSGVKTKRVTFLVFVNMGLLSALAGLLFAARLNSATPQAGIGMELEAIAAAFIGGASANGGVGTVFGAVIGGFVLGVLNNGMSLIGIGSDVQQLIKGLVLLAAVGFDVYNKKKGAS, from the coding sequence ATGACCACCACCCCCACGGTGGACACCACATCACCGGCGCCGGCGGCGCCGCCACCGGATTCCACGCTCGCGCGACTCACCGCGGCGATCCGGGGCAACTTCCGCCAGTACGGCATGGTCGTGGCGCTGGTGCTCATCGTCATCCTGTTCCAGTTCACCACTGACGGCATCCTGCTCAAGCCGCTGAACGTCACCAACATCGTTCAGCAGAACGGCTACATCCTGATCCTGGCGATCGGGATGGTGATGGTGATCATCTGCGGACACATCGATCTCTCGGTGGGCTCGATCGCCGGGTTCGTCGGTGCCACCTCCGCGGTGCTGATGATCAACAACTCCATGCCCTGGCCGCTCGCTGTCGCCCTCTGTCTGCTCTTGGGAGCGTTGATCGGTGCCTGGCAGGGCTTTTGGATCGCCTATGTCGGCATCCCGTCGTTCATCGTCACGCTGGCCGGCATGCTGGTGTTCCGCGGCGCCACCCAGTACCTGCTGGAGGGCCAGTCGATCGCACCGTTCCCTCGGAGCTTCGGGGTGGTCAGCAGCGGGTTCCTGCCCGAGATCGGCGGCAGCAGCCTCTACCACTGGCCCACCATGATCCTCGGCGCACTGGTCACCGTGGCCGCGGTCTGGCAGCAGGTGCGCCAACGCCGGGCCCAGTCCCACTACGGTTTCGACGTCCTGCCGGCCGGCTGGTTCATCGCCAAGTGCGCCACGATCGTGGCTGCCCTGGCCGCCTTCACCCTGCTGCTCGCCAGCTACCGCGGCGTCCCGGTGGTCGGCATCGTGCTGGCAGTCGCGTTCGTCGTCTACGCCTTCGTGATGCGCTCGACGGTCTTCGGGCGGCAGGTGTACGCCGTCGGCGGCAACGTGGCGGCAGCGCGGCTGTCCGGGGTCAAGACCAAGCGGGTCACCTTCCTGGTCTTCGTGAACATGGGCCTGCTGTCGGCGCTGGCGGGCCTGCTGTTCGCGGCGCGGCTCAACTCCGCCACCCCGCAGGCCGGCATCGGCATGGAACTGGAAGCCATCGCCGCGGCCTTCATCGGCGGGGCATCGGCCAACGGCGGTGTGGGCACGGTGTTCGGTGCGGTCATCGGCGGTTTTGTGCTCGGTGTCCTGAACAACGGCATGTCGTTGATCGGTATCGGCAGCGATGTCCAACAGCTCATCAAGGGTCTGGTGCTGCTGGCCGCGGTGGGCTTCGACGTCTACAACAAGAAGAAGGGCGCATCCTGA
- the galT gene encoding galactose-1-phosphate uridylyltransferase — MLTLAATHRTLADGRDLWFFDLPGHRVAPVPDRRPLPAQPATPSDLRFDRRTGQWVVIAALRQERTYKPPPDQCPLCPGPTGMTSEIPAPDYDVAVFENRFASLSAANNGRCEVVCFTSEHTGSFAGLQSRKARLVVDVWRERTRDLMSRPGIEQVFVFENRGEEIGVTLTHPHGQIYGYPYLPPTTESMLAAADAHRKANGSNLFADLLADEVADGSRVILATGSVTALVPFAARWPVEVHIYPNRKVRNLLELDDAELDDLTAVYQQILQRFDRMYAAPLPYMAALHQYTDSEAQREGYFHIQVISIRRSATKLKYLAGSESVMGAFINDVVPEALADTLRGL; from the coding sequence ATCCTGACCCTCGCGGCCACGCACCGGACGCTGGCAGACGGGCGCGATCTGTGGTTCTTCGACCTGCCCGGGCACCGGGTGGCCCCGGTACCCGATCGTCGCCCGCTTCCCGCGCAGCCCGCAACACCGTCGGACCTGCGCTTCGACCGGCGCACCGGCCAGTGGGTGGTGATCGCGGCCCTGCGGCAGGAGCGCACCTACAAACCGCCACCCGATCAGTGCCCGCTGTGCCCCGGGCCCACCGGCATGACCAGTGAGATCCCGGCCCCGGACTACGACGTCGCGGTCTTCGAGAACCGCTTCGCCAGTCTGTCGGCCGCCAACAACGGCCGCTGCGAGGTGGTCTGCTTCACCAGCGAGCACACCGGTTCGTTCGCCGGGCTGCAGTCGCGCAAGGCCAGACTGGTGGTCGACGTGTGGCGGGAGCGCACCCGCGACCTGATGTCCCGGCCGGGTATCGAGCAGGTGTTCGTCTTCGAGAACCGTGGAGAAGAGATCGGGGTGACCCTGACGCACCCGCACGGCCAGATCTACGGGTATCCCTACCTGCCTCCCACCACAGAGTCGATGCTGGCCGCGGCGGACGCACACCGGAAAGCCAACGGCAGCAACCTGTTCGCCGACCTGCTGGCCGATGAAGTTGCCGACGGCTCGCGGGTGATCCTGGCGACCGGTAGTGTCACCGCCCTGGTGCCGTTCGCCGCCCGCTGGCCGGTGGAGGTGCACATCTACCCGAACCGCAAGGTGCGCAACCTGCTCGAACTCGATGACGCCGAACTCGACGACCTCACCGCGGTCTACCAACAGATCCTGCAACGGTTCGACCGCATGTACGCCGCGCCGCTGCCCTACATGGCGGCACTGCACCAGTACACCGACAGCGAGGCCCAGCGCGAAGGCTACTTCCACATCCAGGTGATCTCCATCCGGCGCAGCGCCACCAAGTTGAAGTACCTTGCCGGCTCGGAGTCGGTGATGGGGGCGTTCATCAACGACGTTGTCCCGGAGGCGCTCGCCGACACACTGCGGGGGCTCTGA
- the chvE gene encoding multiple monosaccharide ABC transporter substrate-binding protein, which translates to MRRSFVRTVGVLAAAVAITSVGCGRSTTTESTEAGGEASGTIGISMPTKSSERWVADGDNMAEQFQALGYETDLQYGDDVVQNQVSQIENMITKGVRALVIAPIDGSSLTDILQRAADADIPVVSYDRLIRGSENVDYYATFDNFKVGVLQANYIVDKLGVEQNPGPFNIELFAGSPDDNNATFFFDGAMSVLQPYIDSGKLVVRSGQTSFDQVATLRWDGGLAQSRMDNLLSRAYTSGRVDAVLSPYDGMSLGIISALKSSGYGTPANPLPVVTGQDAELASVKSIVAGEQTQTVFKDTRELAESAVQMADSMLTDGEPEVNDTTTYDNGVKVVPSYLLEPVSVDKENYEKVLVESGYYTQDQLA; encoded by the coding sequence ATGCGCAGGAGCTTTGTCCGGACGGTAGGCGTGCTCGCAGCAGCGGTCGCGATCACGAGCGTTGGGTGCGGCCGTTCGACCACCACCGAATCCACCGAGGCCGGCGGCGAAGCCTCCGGCACCATCGGCATCTCGATGCCCACCAAGTCCTCCGAGCGGTGGGTGGCCGACGGTGACAACATGGCCGAGCAGTTCCAGGCCCTCGGTTACGAGACCGATCTGCAGTACGGCGACGACGTGGTGCAGAACCAGGTGTCGCAGATCGAGAACATGATCACCAAGGGCGTGCGGGCCCTGGTCATCGCACCCATCGACGGTTCCTCGCTGACCGACATCCTGCAGCGGGCCGCCGATGCCGACATTCCGGTGGTCAGCTACGACCGCCTGATCCGCGGGTCGGAGAACGTCGACTACTACGCCACCTTCGACAACTTCAAAGTCGGTGTGCTTCAGGCTAATTACATCGTCGACAAGCTGGGGGTCGAGCAGAATCCGGGCCCGTTCAACATCGAACTGTTCGCCGGATCGCCCGACGACAACAACGCCACCTTCTTCTTCGACGGCGCCATGAGTGTCCTGCAGCCCTACATCGACAGCGGCAAGCTGGTGGTGCGCAGCGGCCAGACGTCCTTCGACCAGGTGGCCACCCTGCGCTGGGACGGTGGGCTGGCCCAGTCCCGGATGGACAACCTGCTCAGCCGGGCCTACACCAGCGGTCGGGTGGACGCCGTACTCTCGCCGTATGACGGGATGTCCCTGGGCATCATCTCTGCGCTGAAGAGCTCGGGTTACGGCACACCGGCCAACCCGCTGCCGGTGGTCACCGGACAGGACGCCGAGCTGGCTTCGGTCAAGTCCATCGTCGCGGGTGAGCAGACGCAGACCGTCTTCAAGGACACCCGGGAATTGGCCGAATCCGCTGTGCAGATGGCTGATTCCATGCTCACCGACGGTGAACCCGAGGTCAACGACACCACCACCTACGACAACGGGGTGAAGGTCGTGCCCTCCTATCTGCTGGAGCCGGTCAGCGTCGACAAGGAGAACTACGAGAAGGTGCTGGTCGAGTCGGGTTACTACACCCAGGATCAACTCGCCTGA
- a CDS encoding ABC transporter substrate-binding protein: protein MSKFLTAMLGIVTVGVLSACGSGPAPAGDAGGGSDDGRITMGFSQVGAESGWRTANTASIQDAAKEADIDLKFSDANGEQENQISAIRSFVQQQVDVIAFSPVVRTGWDAVLLEAKNAGIPVILTDRAVDTTEPDVYKTFLGADFVREGTWAGEWVVKEFAATPGPVNIVQLEGTTGSDPALERSKGFAEAIAADPKLTVIASQTGDFTRSGGKQVMEAFLKANPKIDLVFAQNDDMALGAMEAIEAAGKKPGQDIKIVAIDATRDGMQALADGKFNFIVECNPLLGPQLMELAKQVVAGESVPPRVVTPDETFDQQQAAAVLPDRKY from the coding sequence ATGAGCAAGTTCTTGACCGCGATGCTCGGCATCGTGACGGTGGGCGTCTTGTCGGCCTGTGGCAGCGGACCGGCACCCGCCGGCGACGCCGGCGGCGGCTCCGACGACGGCCGGATCACCATGGGCTTCTCCCAGGTGGGTGCGGAGAGCGGGTGGCGCACGGCCAACACCGCCTCGATCCAGGACGCCGCCAAAGAGGCCGACATCGACCTGAAGTTCTCCGACGCCAACGGCGAGCAGGAGAACCAGATCTCTGCCATCCGGTCGTTCGTGCAGCAGCAGGTCGATGTGATCGCCTTCAGCCCGGTGGTGCGCACCGGCTGGGATGCTGTGCTGCTCGAGGCGAAGAACGCCGGGATCCCGGTGATCCTGACCGACCGTGCCGTCGACACCACCGAACCCGACGTCTACAAGACCTTCCTGGGCGCCGATTTCGTCCGGGAAGGCACCTGGGCCGGCGAGTGGGTGGTCAAGGAGTTCGCGGCGACGCCCGGACCGGTGAACATCGTCCAACTGGAGGGCACCACGGGTTCGGACCCCGCCCTGGAACGCAGCAAGGGCTTCGCCGAAGCCATCGCCGCCGACCCCAAGCTCACCGTGATCGCCTCGCAGACCGGCGATTTCACCCGGTCGGGCGGCAAGCAGGTGATGGAGGCGTTCCTCAAGGCCAACCCGAAGATCGACCTGGTGTTCGCGCAGAACGACGACATGGCGCTCGGCGCCATGGAAGCCATCGAAGCGGCAGGCAAGAAGCCGGGCCAGGACATCAAGATCGTCGCGATCGACGCCACCCGCGACGGCATGCAGGCGCTGGCCGACGGCAAGTTCAACTTCATCGTCGAATGCAACCCGCTGCTCGGGCCGCAACTGATGGAGCTGGCCAAGCAGGTGGTCGCCGGTGAGTCCGTGCCGCCGCGCGTCGTCACCCCCGACGAGACCTTCGATCAGCAGCAGGCCGCCGCCGTGCTGCCCGACCGCAAGTACTGA